From the genome of Streptomyces xanthophaeus:
CGGCTCTGCGCAGGTCGTACTCGTGGATGATCGCCTTGGCCTGGCCGTACGACAGCTCGTGCGCGCCGCGCAGCCAGCTGACCTTCTCCTCGAACCGGACGAGTGAGGGGCCTTCGTCGACGGTGCGGAGCCAGTCGGAGACTTCACGACCGGTGGTCTGGGGGATTCTGTCGATCATGTTGCGGTGTGTCTGTTCGGAGAACTCTACGGACATGGGCGCCTCCGGAGGTATCGCCGTGCTGTTCTCTTCACGCCACCGTGCCGGAGAGTTCGCCCGTTGGCAATGGTGCCCGGGCGGCGCGTAAGGTCGGCCGGGTGCTTGATACTTCGCCCCTGACCGCCGTCGTGGAACGTTTCGCCGACCGGCTGCGGGCCGCGCCGCAGAGCCGCCTGCAGCAGGGTGCCGCGGCTGCGGCCCTGGACCTGGCCCGCGAACTCTCCGTACGGGCCCAGCGGATCGAGACGCCCGGGCAGGAGCCGAAGGAGGTGCCGGACGCCGGCATCTTCGTGGTCGGCGATCAGGTGGCGGTGACGGGGCTGGACCTCGCCGAAGCACTGCGCGCCGCGGCCCCGGACAGCGCGAAGGCCCCGTCCGAGGTGCTGGACGAGGCCGTGCGGCTGGTGGAGCAGGCGGAGATCAGAGCGATGCGATGACGCGGTCCGCGAGGATGTAGACGTTGCTCTCGGGGTCCTCGGCGTCACCGCAGGAGAAGGTCAGCGCGTAGGCGCCCGAGATGCCCGAGCCGCCCAGCAGGACCGGCGCGGTGCCCGAGCGCAGGGCCTCGGCGAGGCGCTCCGCGGTCTCCCGGTGCCCCGGGGTCATGCACAGCGTCGTGCCGTCGGTGAAGACGTACACGTCCAGCGTGCCGAGCGGGCCCGGGCGGACGTCCGCGAGGGCCGTACGGGCCTCCGCGAGCTCCTCCAGGCGGTTCACGGTGCGCTCGTGGTCGGCGCCGGGGTGCGAGGCCTGGACCGGTACGAAGTCGGGGTGCGAGGGGTGGCGCCGGCGTGCGGCGGCCAGCTCGGCCGAATCCTCGGGGTAGCCGGGGAGCTCGTCGAGGATCTCCTCGCCGAGTACGGGCTCCAGCCCCACCAGGTCGGCCTGCCGGGGCAGGAAGACCGGGCTGTCCTCGCCGAGCCCGGGCAGGCCGCCCAGCAGCGAGGGGGCGTCGGCGGCGTCACGGGCCTCCTGCGCGGCCCAGAAGGCCCGCGCCTCGGCGAGCTCGCGCTCGCGCTCCTCGGCGAGGGCCTCGGCCACGGCGGCTCGTATCTCCGCGGCGGGGGACTCCACGGCGCTGCGGGCGTGCGGGACGGTCGCACCGCGGGGGTGGACCGGCACCGCCAGCTCGGTGCGCAGGGCGGTGACCTGCTTGCGCAGACCGTGGACGGCGTGCAGCGCAGCAGCGCCCACGGCGGTGGCAGCGGCCGTGGTCAGC
Proteins encoded in this window:
- a CDS encoding DUF4287 domain-containing protein, whose amino-acid sequence is MSVEFSEQTHRNMIDRIPQTTGREVSDWLRTVDEGPSLVRFEEKVSWLRGAHELSYGQAKAIIHEYDLRRAARRFG